The Flavobacterium sp. 102 genomic interval TGCCCCGATAACAATAACCGCTATCTATAAAAAAACAATAGAAGAAGTAATTGCCGAGGACAACAAAATCATCGAAAGTGACATCGAAAACAGCACCACTTCAGCGATTGAAAGCACCTTGAAAAAAGTGATTTGGGAAGACAATCAAATTATCGAAAGTAACATCACCAACGAGGTTTTTCCGTTAGATTTTGAGAACCTGAATAAGGCAAACACGAGATTTTAAAAAAACTTATTTATCTTTGAAAGGAGTAAAAAATACAGCGTGGAAAACATTCCGATACGACGAATAAAGGGACAAAATGAACCCCAACTCTCCGGTAGTTTTACTATCAGGGATATCACGCCTTTGTTGCTTGAAAAAGACATGATTCAGGAATTGCACCGACATGATTTTTACTATATACTGGTGGTAAAAAAAGGAACCGGCAGCCACGAAATTGACTTTACCACTTACGACGTAAACGACCATACTGTTTTTATGATGCGTCCCGGTCAAGTGCACCAACTTGCGTTGAAAGCCAACAGCACGGGCTATCTGATACAATTTAAAACAGATTTTTTATACTCCCATAACAGTGCCTCGCAAAACCATTTAACCAAATTGATCCAATACAATACCTACCAACTGGAACCGGAAGGATTTGCTAAAATCGAAGGGGTTTTAGGGGAAGCAATAAAGGAATATACCGAGAAAGCCAAAGGATACCAGGAAGTACTGAAAGCCAACCTGAGTATTTTCCTTATCGAATTGCTGAGACAACGGCAGCTTAAAGTAATGCCTGCCGCGCAAAGCAGTCCTTATGCACAGGAAAAATTGGAACAATTTCTGGAACTCGTAGAAGCCAAGTGTACAACACACAAACAGGTCTCTCAGTACACCGACTTACTACACCTGTCTTCCTATCAACTCAGTGCCATCACAAAGAACTTATTAAACAAAACACCCTCTGAGATTATAAATGATTATCTCATACTGGAGGCCAAGCGCCAACTTTTGGCGACTTCCAATCAAATCAACCAAATTGCCTACAATCTGGGCTATGAAGATGCTTCTTATTTTACCCGATTTTTTAAGAAACATACTGCCGCTTCACCGGAAGCCTTCCGACAAAACTCTAAATAAGTACTAGTCATCTTCATTTTTGTCCTATTCTCTAGGTTTCTTCTCGAAGTAATTTTGTCCTGTAAAATTATTTCAAAATGAAATCGATATGAAATCAAAGATTATTTCATCCGTTCGCCTTTCAGGCTCGGGTCACGAACTCCAAAAAAACAATTTTAAAGGGAGTAAAACAAAAATGAAACTAATGGCTTCCTTAAAAATATGGTTGGCCATTTATCCGTCCATCACACTCTTCTTATTCTTTTTTGGTAAAGCACTAAATGCGCTTGCCTTATACCAAAGAACCTTTATTCTAACCATCGCTTTAGTACCGTGGATTGTATTTGTTGGTGTTCCGGTGGTAGACTTTATCATGCGTCAGTTTACCACAAAAGACAAAAAATAATGGCAAAAAACAATATCCCCAGACGAGAGTTTATTAAACAAACAGGATTGGGAATGATAGCTTTTAACCTCCCCTTTCCATTTAAAGATTTTGATATGAAAACAGATAGCAAACAGTTTGACGCCATTATTATCGGCGGAAGCTATTCGGGTTTAGCAGCAGGCATGGCACTAGGAAGAGCTTTAAAACAAGTCTTAATTATTGACAGTGGTAAGCCATGCAATGTCCAAACACCTCACTCACACAATTTCCTTACTCAGGATGGTAATACTCCAAAAGGAATTGCCTCTTTAGGAAAACAACAAGTAGAAAAATATCCTAATGTCACGTTTTTTAATGGGATTGCTGCTACCGGAAGTAAAATTGAAAAAGGATTTGAAATCATTACAGAAACAGGCGAAAAATTCTTGGCATCAAAACTAATCTTCGCCACAGGCATTAAAGATGTAATGCCAAAAATTGATGGATTCTCAGAATGCTGGGGAATAACCACTATACATTGCCCCTACTGTCATGGTTATGAAGTGCGCAATACAAAAACAGGAATTTTAGGAAATGGTGATTATGCTTATGAGCTTTCCAAAATGATTTCCAATTGGACAAAAGATTTGACCATTTATACCAATGGCCAATCCATTTTAACGGTGGAGCAAAGAACTAAGTTGCAAAAACACAACATTGCAGTAGTAGATAAAGAAATCCTAAAACTGGACCACACCAAAGGACAACTGCAAAATGTGGTGTTTACCGATGGAACAAAAACACCATTAACTGCCTTGTATTCGCCCAGACCATTTGTACAACATTGTACCATTCCCGAATCCTTAGGATGCGAAATAACTGAAGATGGCTATATCAAAGTTAATGGATTTCAGGAAACCACTGTAGCCGGTGTTTACGCTTGTGGTGACAATACCACCCGCATGAGAACCGTGGCCAATGCCGTAGCCATGGGAACTACTGCAGGCATGTCTGCCAGCAAAAAACTGATTTTAGAACAATTTTAAAAACCAATAAATGAGGACAGCGCAAATTATTTAAAATCTATCCTATCCAACTCAGTTTTTGTCCTAGCACAAGGTGGAGAACCCGAAATATCTTTGTCAAAGAAAAACAAACCGTTAATTTTTAAAACTTAAAATCATGAAAATCATTATTGTAGGCGCAACCGGTACCATGGGAACCCACTTAGTAAAAGCCTTAGAAAACGAGCACGAAATAATCAAAGTAGCTTCTAAAGGCGGCGACATCGAAGCGGATATCACCTCAACAGCATCCATCGAAAAGATGTTCCAACAAGTAGGCACATTTGATGCTTTAATTTCAACGGCCGGACCAACATTCGTAGGGCCTTGGGCCAAATTAAACGACACTACGTTCAGACAAGGGGTAGAAGGTAAAATGATGGGGCAAATCAACTTAGTACTGATTGGTCAGAAATACATTAATCCAAAAGGGTCGTTTACTTTAATCACAGGAGCTTTAACCCACGAACCTCAGGTAAACTTTGCCAATGCCTCAGCGGCCAATGGTGCGGTGGAAGGATTTGTTCGTGGAGCAGCCATTGAATTAGAAAACGGTATCCGTATCAATGCGGTTAGCCCAACGGTTATCGAAAACTCACCACAGTACTTCCCTTACTTCCCGGGAGAAATGCCAACCACCATGAGACAACTGGAATTCATGTTCCGCAAAAGTGTGTTTGGAAAAGTAACCGGACAGGTAATCACACCTTAATCGCCAACGCGATTACTTCCACGGGTCATTATTCGCAATGGTAATGGCCTGTGGTTTGGAACCAGTTTCACCCGAGGCTTTGCCGAATGGTTTGGAGCAAAGAGGAAAAAATCACAATCAAATTATATCAGAATAAAAAAACTTACTCCAGTAACGAAAAATGAAAAATTTAGAATTTAAAGCCTCAATCAGCAATCTTAAGGAGTATGAAGAAAAATTACTAACGCTACATCCTAAATTTCTAGGAACCGAACTACAAACGGACACCTACTTCAACGCTACAAACGGCCGCCTGAAATTAAGGGAAAGCAATTTAAAAAACATATTAATCAACTACTACCGAGAAGAAAGTTCAGGGACAAAAATTGCAGAAGTAATGCTCTACCAACATGATCCTAACATAATGCTGAAAGAAATACTCACAGAACAATTGGGTGTAAAAGTAATTGTCAACAAAAAGCGAAAAAAATACAGTATCAAGAATGCTGTTTTTCATTTCGATATTGTGGCTGATTTAGGTACCTTCTTAGAGGTTGAAGTAACAGAGACAGAGGAATTATTTTCACTCGAAAAAATGCAAATAGAAATTGATCAATACCTGCAGTTTTTCGAACTGAAAAAAGACCAACTGATCAGTGCGTCTTACAGTGAGTTGTTGATGGACATAGAAAAATAAACTGGAAATAAAAATGAAAAAATATATAGTGAAAACTGTAATGATTGGTTGGTTGGCAATAACAACAACCTCAGCCCAAAACAAAATCAGCTGGCTGCGTTACGACGATGACTTTACCACACTAAAAAAAGACACCGTTAAAAAGGGATTAGATAAAGTAAAGTACATCTCCTTAGGAAACAACAACAACATCTCTTTTGGTGGCGAATTTCGCGATCAGCTGCAGTACTATGATAACCTTAATTTTGGCGATGTTCCTCCAACCTATGCCAAAACCGATGTCTTCCAACACCTACGCCGAATTATGATACATACCAATATAGAACTGGGAAATCATTTTCGCTTTTTCATGCAGCTAAACCACACCTCGCGAGATTTTAATGACAATCCTGTGACACCCGAAATTGATGAAAACCAACTCAGCCTCCATCAAGCCTTTGGCGAATTGAAATTAACCCATTGGAATTTCCGTTTAGGACAGCAGGAAATATTCTACGGCAATCATCGTTTAATCACTTTCAGAGAAGGACCCAATACCCGTCAGGCTTTTGATGGATTGGTCATAAAAAGAAAATTTAAAAAGGGTACGCTTGACTTCTTTGCCGTTTCTAAAGTCATTTCAAAACAATATGTCTTTGATGATGAAAGCATGCACGATGGCTTATTAGGAATTTATGGCACACAGTTCTATGCCAATCACAAACTTGGGTTGGACTACTATTTGGTCAACTTTCAATCACGTAACAGAATGTACAATTATCAAGCGGGGTACGAAAACAGACAAACCGGCGGTATCCGCTTCTTTTCCAACTTAAAAACTGTAAACTTTGAATTCGAAGGAGCATACCAAACAGGGACATTCAATGACCTAACCATTGCGGCCTATACTGTCTTAGCAGATATAAACCTTTCCGTATTCCCTTCAAAAAAAGGAGTAATTGGATTCGCTGCAAATATAGCTTCCGGAGACAAAGACAATACTGATGATAAATTGAATACTTATAATTTATTATACGCCAAACCGGCTTATGGCCTGGTAGCACCAATCGGAGCCACCAATATGGTCAGTTTGTCTCCTTATTTGAAAATCAATCCGATACAAAAGCTGAATGTCTTGGCGCAAGTATTTTTCTTGGGAAGAAACAGCAACCAAGACGGTACCTATTCCCCGGGGATGGTTCAAAACCGTCCTACACCCAATGCGTTTTTAGCTTCAGACAAGAAAACATTGGGACAACTCTATGTCATGGAAACTACCTACCAGCAAACAAAAAAATTATCTTTATCTTTGGATACATCTTATTCCAAAGCAGGAAGTTACCCTAAAGCTACAGGGAATGGTGCTGATATTCTATATCTGTCCCTTAAATCAACGTTTAGATTTTAATATGTTTAAAGCATTAATTTGTGACTAAAAACAAATCATTTTAAAAACAGAACAACCCAAAAAAATCATAAACTTAACTGTCCGTTCATGACACTTTATTGTCAGTAAGACACAAAACAGCTACTATACCTTTGCACTATTATTTTAAAATTAAAACAAAAAATCATGCAAGAAAGACGATACGACCTCGATTGGCTGAGAGTAATAGCCATCTTACTGTTACACCTGTTTCACTGTGCCATGCCATTCATTGCAGAGTGGGACTGGCACTTAAAAAACAAAGAAACGAGTTACTTGGTGTTAGAATGCAATTACTTTTTGTCACGTTGGCGCATGCCAATATTGTTTTTCATCTCAGGTATCGGAACCATCTTTGTACTTAATCAGAAATCTGTTTTACATTTCATTTGGCAAAGAACAAAGCGACTATTAATTCCGTTGCTTTTCGGTATGCTGATGATAGTTCCGGCGCAAGTCTATTTTGAAAGAATATATAAAGGGGCAAACTACACTTCTTACCTTGATTTTTACC includes:
- a CDS encoding AraC family transcriptional regulator translates to MENIPIRRIKGQNEPQLSGSFTIRDITPLLLEKDMIQELHRHDFYYILVVKKGTGSHEIDFTTYDVNDHTVFMMRPGQVHQLALKANSTGYLIQFKTDFLYSHNSASQNHLTKLIQYNTYQLEPEGFAKIEGVLGEAIKEYTEKAKGYQEVLKANLSIFLIELLRQRQLKVMPAAQSSPYAQEKLEQFLELVEAKCTTHKQVSQYTDLLHLSSYQLSAITKNLLNKTPSEIINDYLILEAKRQLLATSNQINQIAYNLGYEDASYFTRFFKKHTAASPEAFRQNSK
- a CDS encoding NAD(P)/FAD-dependent oxidoreductase, whose amino-acid sequence is MKTDSKQFDAIIIGGSYSGLAAGMALGRALKQVLIIDSGKPCNVQTPHSHNFLTQDGNTPKGIASLGKQQVEKYPNVTFFNGIAATGSKIEKGFEIITETGEKFLASKLIFATGIKDVMPKIDGFSECWGITTIHCPYCHGYEVRNTKTGILGNGDYAYELSKMISNWTKDLTIYTNGQSILTVEQRTKLQKHNIAVVDKEILKLDHTKGQLQNVVFTDGTKTPLTALYSPRPFVQHCTIPESLGCEITEDGYIKVNGFQETTVAGVYACGDNTTRMRTVANAVAMGTTAGMSASKKLILEQF
- a CDS encoding short chain dehydrogenase; translation: MKIIIVGATGTMGTHLVKALENEHEIIKVASKGGDIEADITSTASIEKMFQQVGTFDALISTAGPTFVGPWAKLNDTTFRQGVEGKMMGQINLVLIGQKYINPKGSFTLITGALTHEPQVNFANASAANGAVEGFVRGAAIELENGIRINAVSPTVIENSPQYFPYFPGEMPTTMRQLEFMFRKSVFGKVTGQVITP
- a CDS encoding CYTH domain-containing protein, yielding MKNLEFKASISNLKEYEEKLLTLHPKFLGTELQTDTYFNATNGRLKLRESNLKNILINYYREESSGTKIAEVMLYQHDPNIMLKEILTEQLGVKVIVNKKRKKYSIKNAVFHFDIVADLGTFLEVEVTETEELFSLEKMQIEIDQYLQFFELKKDQLISASYSELLMDIEK
- a CDS encoding alginate export family protein, translating into MKKYIVKTVMIGWLAITTTSAQNKISWLRYDDDFTTLKKDTVKKGLDKVKYISLGNNNNISFGGEFRDQLQYYDNLNFGDVPPTYAKTDVFQHLRRIMIHTNIELGNHFRFFMQLNHTSRDFNDNPVTPEIDENQLSLHQAFGELKLTHWNFRLGQQEIFYGNHRLITFREGPNTRQAFDGLVIKRKFKKGTLDFFAVSKVISKQYVFDDESMHDGLLGIYGTQFYANHKLGLDYYLVNFQSRNRMYNYQAGYENRQTGGIRFFSNLKTVNFEFEGAYQTGTFNDLTIAAYTVLADINLSVFPSKKGVIGFAANIASGDKDNTDDKLNTYNLLYAKPAYGLVAPIGATNMVSLSPYLKINPIQKLNVLAQVFFLGRNSNQDGTYSPGMVQNRPTPNAFLASDKKTLGQLYVMETTYQQTKKLSLSLDTSYSKAGSYPKATGNGADILYLSLKSTFRF